In Oscillospiraceae bacterium, the genomic window GGGCTTGTTCTGCGGGCCGCGCAGCAGGGCGGCCGGGTGGAAGGTGCCCATGAACAGGATGCCGTTCTTCTCAATGAACTGCCCGTGCTCCTTGGTCACCGAAAAGTCGGAACGGATCATCCGCTGGGCGGCGATGCGGCCCAGGCACACCACGATCTTGGGCCGCAGCAGGCGGAACTGCTCCCGCAGCCAGGGCATGCAGGCCTCGCTCTCGGCGGGCAGAGGGTCACGGTTCTGGGGCGGGCGGCACTTGACGATGTTGGCAATGTAGCAGTTCTTTTCCCGGTCCAGGTCGATGGCAAACAGATACTTGTCCAGCAGCTGACCGCTGCGGCCCACAAAGGGCAGGCCCTGCTCGTCCTCGCTCTGGCCGGGGCCCTCGCCCACAAACAGCACTTCGGCGTCCGGCACACCCTGCCCGAACACCACATTTGTGCGGGTCTTGCACAGCTCACAGCGGCTGCAGGCAAGGCAGTCGGCTTTCAGCGTTTCCCAATCCATGGCGGTTCGATCTCCTTCTGAAACAGTATGATATTTTATTCACAATTCGAAACCTGTTTTCTCTTAAATATTAGCACAAAAACACAATTTTGTCTTGAACTTTTTGCCCGGTGTGTTAGAATAAAGAAGAAAGGCATCCTTGTGTCCAACAGACGCGGGGTGTGAATTTTGGAAAGTAAATTCGGAG contains:
- a CDS encoding uracil-DNA glycosylase; protein product: MDWETLKADCLACSRCELCKTRTNVVFGQGVPDAEVLFVGEGPGQSEDEQGLPFVGRSGQLLDKYLFAIDLDREKNCYIANIVKCRPPQNRDPLPAESEACMPWLREQFRLLRPKIVVCLGRIAAQRMIRSDFSVTKEHGQFIEKNGILFMGTFHPAALLRGPQNKPNAFADFVALRDKIHEVCEHTYE